Part of the Oreochromis aureus strain Israel breed Guangdong linkage group 20, ZZ_aureus, whole genome shotgun sequence genome, TCAATATCTTCTTAAAAACTCTGCATTCTACAtcaagatttcttttttaacgTGAGCTGACATCTGTCAGGGCTAGCAAACACATCTGTCATAAACACTGGTTCCAACATGTTACAACGGGCTTTCACACTGGTTCACATGTACgcatgtaaaacattttttaaaagcacctgaattcaaaataaaagcaacaaagtCTATTGTGATTTcccacaatattttttttaatgtatgatGTATACTTATTCACATCTAAATCCTAATTTCCAATTGACTTTAAGCTTGTGAATTTGGGAATTTGGCCGATTTGGGAAAACTCAAGGAAtggtcttttcttttcattacgACTACCTTTCCTTTTCATTTCATCAGGGAGCTACATATGATGGATACCACTAACTGGCACAAGATGAGAGGTAAGACAGCCATCATTTGTCTCTTAAATGTGATTGCTGTCTGTATACTTTAATATTCCCATTAGTAATGTCTAATTTTGGAATACAACAACCATTtaaatgctgctgctgtcatCCAGGTTCTCAGATGGTGGTTGCAATGAAAGCCATTTCTTTGGCCTTTGATTTGGATAGAGGTGTTGTGACCAGTGTGCCCTCACCCATTGAGTTCATGGGCTATATCTACTTTGTGGGCACAGTCATCTTTGGTCCCTGGATCAGCTTCAACAGCTACAAAGAAGCTTTAGAAGGCCATAAGCTGGTAGGTGCGATACTATATCTTTTAAATCTGAGTGaggattaatttaaaaaaacaaaaaaatctaagaACAGCTGCTGTTTCCTTCTTCTCCTTAGAGCCTTTCATGGCTTTTAAAAGTGTCTGTTAGCTGGGTGAAGAGCCAGGTCTGCCTTGTTATTTCCAACTGTGTGGCACCCTACCTCTTCCCTTATTTCATACCTGTTTATGGAGACAAGCTGCTACGAAGGTGAGGagaacacacacattcatactgtAAACAAATGCCTGTGTATTCTTGACTTGGTTTATGGCTTGCTGTTCTGCTAAGGTAATGTGTCTGTCACCTGCTTTGTTTACAgcaaaaagaggaggaagatcAGGTAATTAATTGCCCACCTCAGTGACTCTGAATAAACCAAACACTGTAGGCATGCATTCCTCATAATTACCATTTGTCCAAAACCTTTGCTTGCATGCATCTACCCACTTCATCCCTCCTCTCTGTGCAGTTATATATGTACCAGGATGTCCCTCTCATCCTCTCATTTACCACAACACTTTCACCAGCTTGATGAGGCATAAATCATCACAAGGCAAgtcaataaacatttttttgtcaCTAACATTGCTCTCTTTATCCTAATGCTACTCAGGGGTACACCAGCTAAGTATGTTTTTTACTCATCTGTAGTAACCACTCAGTAAAGTCGGACGTTATTTGAAACTGGATTGTGATATTCGTCTATTTCTTCCTGTTTTGATGTCCCTGCATTAGGTGGTTACTGGCGTATGAGAACACACTGTCTTTCCACTTTAGCAATTATTTTGTTGGCTATTTGAGTGAAACTACCACCACTCTGGCTGGGGCAGGATTCACCGAGGAGAAAGACAACCTCAAATGGTTAGAACTGCAAGCGCACCTGTTAACGTTGAgtgtgtttctctttattcacaTTTATAACAGGCCACCGCCCATTTACCTTTTATTTTGCAGGGATATGACCGTATCCAAGCCGCTTAATATAGAGCTTCCTCGGTCAATGGTGGAGGTGGTAACATCGTGGAATCTGCCCATGTCTCGCTTTCTGCACACCTGTGAGTTCAAGACAGGCGGCAGCTGTTTTTGCTTTCGTTTGCCATTGTGAGTGTAAGGATTATGGCTCATTTAAACAGAAATTCTTATACCAGCTCACAGATGTTTTTGCTCTAATTTCACAGATGTTTTTAAGAGTGCACTGAAATTCGGGACATTCTCTGCTATAATGGTGACATATACAGCCAGTGCCCTTTTGCATGTGAGTCCTATGCAGACTTTTCCtacaattacttttttaaatgcatttttttgtaTCAGTAAGTGGATTATTTTGACTGAAGCTCTTTTACCTCACAGGGTTTGAGCTTTCATCTAGGTGCAGTCCTAATATCTTTGGGATTCATCACTTATGTTGAGCACGGTAAGCAGAGTTTTTccgatgtgttttttttctcttttccacaTTAGAACCTTTCCATTTGGAGAAGGTGCTTAGGTTTGCACTAATGGCTAATTGCACTCACTGTGAAACACTGTTTCTGTTTACTGCAGTGCTTGTAATTTTCCTCTTAGGCTGGAAAAAACTCatctatttgttttgttttaatgcactGGTCTTGTTTCGTGTTTTAGTGTTGCGGAAGAGGCTTGCAGCTATTTTTAATGCCTGTATACTGTCAAAGAAATGCCTGCCAAACTGCACTCACCAGAACAAAAAGGTAAAATGCAGCTCCCTCGTATGTTTGTTGTTCTTATTCAACCAAAAAACATTTCTACcgttgaattattattatttttattaaaaggaATTGAGTTAGTTGAGGAAATATGACCATTTCATATTTGAAACAGTGACAAGATTGATAGCTTTCATATAGCTGCTCATTTTGAGGAAGGAGATGCCAGCATACACTACTGtggaaaagtcttgagccacccctcatttgtttctgttttgcttccgaggagccagacttttatttaaatgttttacagtGGTACTGAGCAAAAGTTCTCCgggctttctgaaggtcattTTCTacttttcacttattttcagaacagtccttgtacctgagcATTTTCACAGGAATGGTTTTTTTGTATGTTAAACCACTCAATACTGACCTGTGAGTCATTCAAGCGTAAAAAAGACAGattttccagcatgacaatgttCCCACACACACTtccaatgcagtaaaaacagatAAGAGCTTTACAGAGTGGAACACTATCACTCATGGATTGACCTTCCCAGAaccctggacctcaacattaatGAAGCTGTCTGGGATCATTTAGACAGAAGGCAGGACAAAAGGCAGCCATCCAGCCTGGAGTACACTTCCTGAAGACTGCTTAGAGAAATTGCAACAAAGCTTGCATAAGACTGTTTAACTgtttgaagaataaaggtggtcatactaaATCTTGTTAGAATAGTGCAAACTTGCTTTTTGCCTTAGATCCTGTGTTtctatgtatgtttgcacatgtttcaaaaaatcaccttttttccctcttttctagCAAATTATGAAGAAATGAAGGGTGGCTTAAGACTTTTACTTAGCAccatttatatatgtgtgtgtgtgtgtgtgtgtgtgtgtgtgtgtgtgtgtgtgtgtgtgtgtgtgtgtgtgtgtgtgtgtgtgtgtgtgtgtgtgtgtgtgtgtgtgtgtgtgtgtgtgtgtgtgtgtgtgtgtgtgtgtgtgtgtgtgtgtgtgtgtgtgtgtgtgtgtgtgtaggcagACCTACATATAAAACGCTCCAGTAAACTTTTCTTTGTTACAGGCTGTGGTCAGCCGACCTGTGCTCCAGCTGAGATGCATTGCTCTGTGTGGATTTAACAAGATTTCTCATGtagcaataaaatgttatatGATGCATCATGGCGGCTTTCCAAATACTAGACAGTATGAAGTTAGTATAAAAAGTAGAATTCAGTGAGTGAATATAATCAGTATAACCAtcataaattaaaattaatgtcAGCTGCTCTGGATTTAACCTGATTTTGACCAGAAAACCACAGCATGCTCTGCACCAGTCCATGACAGTTCATTACAGTAATCTTCACCATAATACTACAAAATAATCACTTTATCCTGCTGTAAACTGCCTGGTATTTTTATGCAACCTTTGGATTATATACAGGAGTTATACTTCAAATTATTTTGTAAGACATTTCTCATTTTGTGGGGGAAATAGCTTCCTTTTATGAAAAAGATAGCTATTTCAGGAACACTTCATGTATAGATCCAGTATCTGATTAAAGACTAAAAATGAATTAGAACATCACAGGTTAGCTCTAAATTTCCCTCGCTGAGCAATCCTCACATATCTCCTGTTTTTATTTCCGTCTTTCACCATCTCTACGAGTGTTACACGTTAATATTCCCACTTGTGTTTGGGGATATTTGCTCACCTGTTTGGAAAGCTGCATTTGAATTTACCTCCCACTTACAAACGTTCCCCCTTATTTATGTTCACCCCACATCAGCAGGACAAGTTAGATGCTAAGATAGTGTGACCACAACTTTATTAACTTCTGCACAATTAACAGTTTACATGGCTAATAAGggaaaaaagggatgtgttgagGGTGTAAGCTGTACTGTGGGATGTCATTCATTTTCCTGCTGCTTAATAAATATCTCCATGCCATCAACTGGAAACATCACCAggctggaaaaaataactgtcaAGTTTAAGTTTATTGTAGCCTTTTTAAGAACACAGTTGATAGGAATTTGTCTTGGTGTGCACACAGCACAATAGGATACAAAATATAAGTGCATGTAACAGGTCACCCCATGAAACGAGTGCAGTTTATCAATGTACCTAtctttaaagtgctttacactGCAACGAGGCACTGTCCAGTATGCATAAGGGAACAGTCTATAGTGCAAGATGTTGAGTTAATATTGCAAGTGCATGATACATACGTATAAGTGTCAGTGCATATTGAGTTCAGATTTTATGATCAGAACTTGATGTAGGTAAGCTGAGTTAATAACAGATTCAGTGCACATTTAAGTGCCTAATAGCTTGGAGGTAGGTCTTATTCCTGAAGCAGGAAGTTCTGCCAGTAGTATGTCTGTTTCCAGCCTTCCTGCTACTTTTGTTGGGATAGTAGGAAGTTATAGAAGGCAGGCTGGAACCAATGATTTGGGGGGGCTCTACCTGCTACTTTTTCAAGATGTTGTTTGCATTGGTATTAAAAATCTCTTGATATTCAGAGATGCTCAAATGCATCACCTCAATGAAattttgcaaaacaaaaaaagagcataCAATGAGAATGAAGCGATGacgttttttatatttaaaaggaCAAATGTCTGAACAGACTTGCAACTAGATTTGTTGACATTAGACTTGCAAACAGCTGCAAAGACTGGTTTTCTTCCAGCTGTTTTATTTGTGAAAATTCTCATTGCACAGGCATATATGTGACAGTTGAGCAGGAGATGCTCTAAATGGACCTACTTTAGCTCCATACAGCACCAGATATTTTTCCCTGTTTGTTTCCCCCTCAGAGGAATAAAATTATAACAATTATAACAATTTTATTCCTCATCATCTTACATTTTGATTTACTGTAGCCTTCTTTAATTTCAAACAGGATAACAAGATAAGTCATTATGGTGGAAGACACAAGATTATTTACTTAATGTATTACTAAAGAAGTGTGGACATCAGGTTTTATTGCCATCGCATCTGCTGCGGTTATATTATAGCAGTCCCGAGGGACTGCCTTGTGCCTTAATTTGACACAATTTGAGAGTTTGCTGACAGGATGCCCAGCAAAAATCCCTTTTTTAACACACAGCAGAGCACCGGGAAGGGGAACATAATCACTTATGCCAAGGAAAAACAGCTTGTATAAACCATAGTACATAATTAGGACATTATTACATTGAAGCCCCTGAAATCGTGCTTTTAAATCTTAAGTAGTTTGCCATATTATTAAGTGAAATTGGCTAAAAGAAGACATTAGTTTTTAAGAGTTTAACAAACATTCTTTGATAATCTACTTCAACAAATCTGTGTAAGGTTCTCAGGATCCTAACATGAAAATCTTGCAGAGATTACAGATTTGGGGTAGTAATATTGAGTAAGGAAGTGGTTTATTCTTACATTATACCTTCTTCCTCCACAGGGGTTATGGGTGTATATGATAAACATAGCATTCGGTGCTTTGGCAATACTGCACTTGACATACCTCGGCTCAGTGTTCAACTCCAGTGTGGACTTTATGGAGGAGGATGAGGTAAGACATGATAAGAGTATGCCAAGCCCCAGAGGAAAGCGGACATTTTGCAGAATAGAACCAGAGAAGAGATtggaaaaagaacattttaaaggaGCAAAtagagtaaaatgtgaaatcaaGTTAATGGTATTCAAAATTTTTAGATATTATAGTTGTGTATATGACTAGTTAGGCCAATTGCATGAGTAATTTTTGAGGAACCTTTACAAATTCAGGATATGTATAGAAGGCTAGCAGTGTGCTATTGACGTAGCATTGTGACATACTGAAGTCCCAGCATGTTTAGAAGATTAAAGGCGTCTATATTTATACGCCCTGCCATAAAAATGTGGAGCTCACTGTGACATATGTACGTGTGAATTGCTGCATAGGAATGTAACCTTAGTTGTGATATTTATTGTCAACTGTTAAAGTAATTTATGGTTTTGCTGGATGAAAGGCCTTAGATGAAA contains:
- the LOC116319534 gene encoding protein-serine O-palmitoleoyltransferase porcupine; translation: MGVFSRQKFFQELAHGCLLPTAQQGLEQVWQLLVICLLCRLIWMFGLPSFVKHLVTVAGGFYTLYLFFELHMIWVVLLSLLCYLFLFLCRHSTIRGTFLSITVLIYLLLGELHMMDTTNWHKMRGSQMVVAMKAISLAFDLDRGVVTSVPSPIEFMGYIYFVGTVIFGPWISFNSYKEALEGHKLSLSWLLKVSVSWVKSQVCLVISNCVAPYLFPYFIPVYGDKLLRSKKRRKIRWLLAYENTLSFHFSNYFVGYLSETTTTLAGAGFTEEKDNLKWDMTVSKPLNIELPRSMVEVVTSWNLPMSRFLHTYVFKSALKFGTFSAIMVTYTASALLHGLSFHLGAVLISLGFITYVEHVLRKRLAAIFNACILSKKCLPNCTHQNKKGLWVYMINIAFGALAILHLTYLGSVFNSSVDFMEEDEDNITHHTIQKWSELSWTSHWVTFGCWILYRLIL